Proteins encoded within one genomic window of Panicum virgatum strain AP13 chromosome 1N, P.virgatum_v5, whole genome shotgun sequence:
- the LOC120655340 gene encoding subtilisin-like protease SBT3.9 isoform X1, with translation MDFRSVFCCALLLVSVVLLPVSADASSKLYIVYMGQKKHDDPSVVTASHHDVLASVLGSKDEAQKSMVYTYKHGFSGFAAMLTESQARTIASLPGVITVKANTHYQTHTTRSWDFLGLDHDQSSPSDLLKKAKYGEDIIVGVVDTGIWPESRSFDDSGYGPLPARWRGVCQTGDAFNATSCNRKIIGARWYAGGMSAEVLEGEFMSPRDLGGHGTHVASTIAGGQVRNASYGGLGAGAASGGAPRARLAVYKACWGPGSCGAAAVLAAIDDAIRDGVDVLSLSLSLRDQEIPGTLHAVERGITVVFSAGNDGSAAQTVSNAVPWVLTVAASTIDRSFPTVISLGNNEKLVGQSLNYNSTVNSDDFHTLISAGSCDEGALSSANVTGAVVLCSAPWLASSTLAKQGLAGAAARVAQAGARGLIFAHQSSNIVDITDICRRAMPCVLVDFEVAHRIASYADSAQMPAVRISRTFSVVGSGVASPRVAAFSSRGPSAAFPGIIKPDIAAPGVSILAAVGGSYKFMSGTSMACPHVSAVAALLKSVHPDWSPAMIKSAIVTTGTHAPKVPNCTIPCVNTITSSVLTWLPLTLVCSIRGRPLWHADPGGGVAKEDGRPVRLRRRPHQPGQGGRPRPGLRCRCWGVHQVLQLHPWPQGRLRELQGQDLPAQSPVHRRARPQGHRDSVADGDQCRASGRDLPSSGRSSGRGGRVGGAAGDQVRRRRRQEGDVPGDVHGEAEGAGWLHVREPDMARWWQPLGEDSGRGPDCDPGLHRGFVVD, from the exons ATGGATTTCCGATCAGTTTTCTGTTGCGCATTGCTACTGGTGTCAGTAGTACTGCTTCCCGTTTCAGCTGATGCTTCGAGCAAA CTCTACATTGTGTACATGGGCCAGAAGAAGCACGATGATCCATCGGTGGTCACCGCGTCCCACCACGACGTACTCGCATCTGTTCTTGGGAG TAAGGATGAAGCCCAGAAATCCATGGTCTACACCTACAAGCATGGATTCTCCGGCTTTGCGGCGATGCTCACGGAATCCCAAGCCAGGACTATTGCCA GTCTACCTGGAGTCATCACTGTTAAGGCTAACACCCATTACCAAACCCACACAACTCGGAGCTGGGATTTTCTTGGCCTCGACCACGACCAGTCGTCACCGTCAGACCTCCTCAAGAAAGCAAAGTACGGTGAAGACATCATAGTTGGAGTAGTCGACACAG GCATATGGCCTGAATCAAGAAGCTTCGACGACAGTGGCTACGGCCCTTTGCCGGCGAGGTGGAGAGGCGTGTGCCAGACCGGCGACGCGTTCAACGCCACGAGCTGCAACCGAAAGATCATCGGCGCCCGGTGGTACGCCGGCGGCATGAGCGCCGAGGTGCTCGAGGGCGAGTTCATGTCGCCCCGGGACCTGGGCGGCCACGGCACGCACGTCGCCTCGACGATCGCCGGAGGCCAGGTGCGGAACGCGAGCTACGGCGGGctgggcgccggcgcggcgagcggcggggcgcCCCGCGCCCGGCTGGCCGTCTACAAGGCGTGCTGGGGCCCGGGCagctgcggcgccgccgcggtcctGGCGGCCATCGACGACGCCATCCGCGACGGCGTGGACGTGCTGTCGCTCTCGCTGAGCTTGCGGGACCAGGAGATCCCCGGGACGCTGCACGCCGTGGAGAGAGGGATCACCGTCGTCTTCTCCGCCGGGAACGacggctccgccgcgcagacggTGTCGAACGCCGTGCCGTGGGTCCTGACGGTCGCCGCCAGCACCATCGACCGCTCCTTCCCGACCGTGATCTCGCTCGGGAACAACGAGAAACTGGTG GGTCAATCGCTCAACTACAATTCAACGGTGAATTCCGACGACTTCCACACGCTTATTTCTGCGGGCAG TTGCGACGAAGGGGCGCTGTCATCGGCCAACGTCACCGGCGCGGTCGTGCTGTGCTCGGCGCCGTGGCTAGCGTCCTCCACGCTGGCGAAGCaagggctcgccggcgccgcggcccgcGTCGCCCAGGCGGGGGCCAGGGGCCTGATCTTCGCGCACCAGAGCAGCAACATCGTCGACATCACCGACATCTGCAGGCGCGCCATGCCCTGCGTGCTCGTGGACTTCGAGGTCGCGCACAGGATCGCGTCCTACGCCGACAGCGCCCA GATGCCGGCGGTGAGGATCTCGCGGACCTTCAGCGTCGTCGGGAGCGGGGTGGCGTCGCCGAGGGTCGCCGCGTTCTCGTCCAGAGGCCCCAGCGCGGCGTTCCCGGGCATCATCAAG CCTGACATAGCTGCGCCCGGAGTGAGCATCTTGGCAGCGGTGGGCGGGTCGTACAAGTTCATGTCCGGGACGTCCATGGCGTGCCCGCAcgtctccgccgtcgccgcgctgctCAAGTCGGTTCACCCGGACTGGTCACCGGCCATGATCAAGTCGGCCATCGTCACCACAGGCACGCACGCACCCAAAGTCCCAAACTGCACAATTCCTTGTGTTAACACGATCACTTCATCAGTACTAACCTGGTTGCCATTGACATTGGTATGCAGCATCCGTGGCCGACCGCTTTGGCATGCCGATCCAGGCGGAGGGGTCGCCAAGGAAGATGGCCGACCCGTTCGACTTCGGCGGAGGCCACATCAACCCGGACAAGGCGGCCGACCCCGGCCTGGTCTACGATGTCGATGCTGGGGAGTACACCAAGTTCTTCAGCTGCACCCTTGGCCCCAAGGACGCCTGCGAGAGCTACAAGGGCAAGATCTACCAGCTCAATCTCCCGTCCATCGCCGTGCCCGACCTCAAGGACACCGTGACAGTGTCGCGGACGGTGACCAATGTCGGGCCAGTGGACGCGACTTACCGAGCAGTGGTCGAAGCTCCGGCAGGGGTGGACGTGTCGGTGGAGCCGCCGGTGATCAGgttcggcggaggcggcggcaagAAGGCGATGTTCCGGGTGACGTTCACGGCGAGGCAGAGGGTGCAGGGTGGCTACACGTTCGGGAGCCTGACATGGCTAGGTGGTGGCAACCACTCGGTGAGGATTCCGGTCGCGGTCCGGACTGTGATCCAGGACTTCATCGCGGATTCGTCGTAGACTGA
- the LOC120655340 gene encoding subtilisin-like protease SBT3.9 isoform X2 — protein sequence MDFRSVFCCALLLVSVVLLPVSADASSKLYIVYMGQKKHDDPSVVTASHHDVLASVLGSKDEAQKSMVYTYKHGFSGFAAMLTESQARTIASLPGVITVKANTHYQTHTTRSWDFLGLDHDQSSPSDLLKKAKYGEDIIVGVVDTGIWPESRSFDDSGYGPLPARWRGVCQTGDAFNATSCNRKIIGARWYAGGMSAEVLEGEFMSPRDLGGHGTHVASTIAGGQVRNASYGGLGAGAASGGAPRARLAVYKACWGPGSCGAAAVLAAIDDAIRDGVDVLSLSLSLRDQEIPGTLHAVERGITVVFSAGNDGSAAQTVSNAVPWVLTVAASTIDRSFPTVISLGNNEKLVGQSLNYNSTVNSDDFHTLISAGSCDEGALSSANVTGAVVLCSAPWLASSTLAKQGLAGAAARVAQAGARGLIFAHQSSNIVDITDICRRAMPCVLVDFEVAHRIASYADSAQMPAVRISRTFSVVGSGVASPRVAAFSSRGPSAAFPGIIKPDIAAPGVSILAAVGGSYKFMSGTSMACPHVSAVAALLKSVHPDWSPAMIKSAIVTTASVADRFGMPIQAEGSPRKMADPFDFGGGHINPDKAADPGLVYDVDAGEYTKFFSCTLGPKDACESYKGKIYQLNLPSIAVPDLKDTVTVSRTVTNVGPVDATYRAVVEAPAGVDVSVEPPVIRFGGGGGKKAMFRVTFTARQRVQGGYTFGSLTWLGGGNHSVRIPVAVRTVIQDFIADSS from the exons ATGGATTTCCGATCAGTTTTCTGTTGCGCATTGCTACTGGTGTCAGTAGTACTGCTTCCCGTTTCAGCTGATGCTTCGAGCAAA CTCTACATTGTGTACATGGGCCAGAAGAAGCACGATGATCCATCGGTGGTCACCGCGTCCCACCACGACGTACTCGCATCTGTTCTTGGGAG TAAGGATGAAGCCCAGAAATCCATGGTCTACACCTACAAGCATGGATTCTCCGGCTTTGCGGCGATGCTCACGGAATCCCAAGCCAGGACTATTGCCA GTCTACCTGGAGTCATCACTGTTAAGGCTAACACCCATTACCAAACCCACACAACTCGGAGCTGGGATTTTCTTGGCCTCGACCACGACCAGTCGTCACCGTCAGACCTCCTCAAGAAAGCAAAGTACGGTGAAGACATCATAGTTGGAGTAGTCGACACAG GCATATGGCCTGAATCAAGAAGCTTCGACGACAGTGGCTACGGCCCTTTGCCGGCGAGGTGGAGAGGCGTGTGCCAGACCGGCGACGCGTTCAACGCCACGAGCTGCAACCGAAAGATCATCGGCGCCCGGTGGTACGCCGGCGGCATGAGCGCCGAGGTGCTCGAGGGCGAGTTCATGTCGCCCCGGGACCTGGGCGGCCACGGCACGCACGTCGCCTCGACGATCGCCGGAGGCCAGGTGCGGAACGCGAGCTACGGCGGGctgggcgccggcgcggcgagcggcggggcgcCCCGCGCCCGGCTGGCCGTCTACAAGGCGTGCTGGGGCCCGGGCagctgcggcgccgccgcggtcctGGCGGCCATCGACGACGCCATCCGCGACGGCGTGGACGTGCTGTCGCTCTCGCTGAGCTTGCGGGACCAGGAGATCCCCGGGACGCTGCACGCCGTGGAGAGAGGGATCACCGTCGTCTTCTCCGCCGGGAACGacggctccgccgcgcagacggTGTCGAACGCCGTGCCGTGGGTCCTGACGGTCGCCGCCAGCACCATCGACCGCTCCTTCCCGACCGTGATCTCGCTCGGGAACAACGAGAAACTGGTG GGTCAATCGCTCAACTACAATTCAACGGTGAATTCCGACGACTTCCACACGCTTATTTCTGCGGGCAG TTGCGACGAAGGGGCGCTGTCATCGGCCAACGTCACCGGCGCGGTCGTGCTGTGCTCGGCGCCGTGGCTAGCGTCCTCCACGCTGGCGAAGCaagggctcgccggcgccgcggcccgcGTCGCCCAGGCGGGGGCCAGGGGCCTGATCTTCGCGCACCAGAGCAGCAACATCGTCGACATCACCGACATCTGCAGGCGCGCCATGCCCTGCGTGCTCGTGGACTTCGAGGTCGCGCACAGGATCGCGTCCTACGCCGACAGCGCCCA GATGCCGGCGGTGAGGATCTCGCGGACCTTCAGCGTCGTCGGGAGCGGGGTGGCGTCGCCGAGGGTCGCCGCGTTCTCGTCCAGAGGCCCCAGCGCGGCGTTCCCGGGCATCATCAAG CCTGACATAGCTGCGCCCGGAGTGAGCATCTTGGCAGCGGTGGGCGGGTCGTACAAGTTCATGTCCGGGACGTCCATGGCGTGCCCGCAcgtctccgccgtcgccgcgctgctCAAGTCGGTTCACCCGGACTGGTCACCGGCCATGATCAAGTCGGCCATCGTCACCACAG CATCCGTGGCCGACCGCTTTGGCATGCCGATCCAGGCGGAGGGGTCGCCAAGGAAGATGGCCGACCCGTTCGACTTCGGCGGAGGCCACATCAACCCGGACAAGGCGGCCGACCCCGGCCTGGTCTACGATGTCGATGCTGGGGAGTACACCAAGTTCTTCAGCTGCACCCTTGGCCCCAAGGACGCCTGCGAGAGCTACAAGGGCAAGATCTACCAGCTCAATCTCCCGTCCATCGCCGTGCCCGACCTCAAGGACACCGTGACAGTGTCGCGGACGGTGACCAATGTCGGGCCAGTGGACGCGACTTACCGAGCAGTGGTCGAAGCTCCGGCAGGGGTGGACGTGTCGGTGGAGCCGCCGGTGATCAGgttcggcggaggcggcggcaagAAGGCGATGTTCCGGGTGACGTTCACGGCGAGGCAGAGGGTGCAGGGTGGCTACACGTTCGGGAGCCTGACATGGCTAGGTGGTGGCAACCACTCGGTGAGGATTCCGGTCGCGGTCCGGACTGTGATCCAGGACTTCATCGCGGATTCGTCGTAG
- the LOC120653365 gene encoding uncharacterized protein LOC120653365, which yields MAPHLPPPELPDDAVAEILLRLPPDEPGCFFRASLVCKLWQRLLTDAAFLRRYRRFHRTPPLLGFFYTYVFRGRIIPFFTPTTPASPFPQPMLDCRPWGAGGDLTVWDPVTGAREKFCEPDVPSGPFSVAVLCAAAGCDHRDCQGGPFLVVWASTCSNRLAHVCVYSSQVGSWSTSASVRVGVADLLSLNRPAHVGDAIYFMLKNQMGARILKYDLVKHHLSVIEPPESCGKCIFIVPIEDGSLGVAGVRGSTSLYLWTVVEEGRFRGS from the exons ATGGCGCCGCATCTCCCGCCGCCGGAGTTGCCCGACGACGCCGTCGCTGagatcctcctccgcctcccgccgGACGAGCCCGGCTGCTTCTTCCGCGCCTCCCTCGTCTGCAAGCTCTGGCAGCGCCTCCTCACCGACGCCGCCTTCCTCCGCCGGTACCGCCGCTTCCACCGGACCCCTCCCCTGCTCGGATTCTTCTACACATACGTCTTCCGCGGCAGGATCATCCCCTTCTTCACCCCCACCACGCCAGCCTCCCCTTTCCCCCAGCCGATGCTCGACTGCCGCCCCTG GGGGGCAGGGGGCGACCTCACTGTCTGGGACCCAGTCACCGGTGCCCGGGAGAAGTTCTGCGAGCCCGACGTCCCGAGCGGGCCCTTCTCCGTCGCggtgctctgcgccgccgccggatgcgACCACCGCGACTGCCAAGGCGGCCCGTTCCTCGTCGTCTGGGCGTCTACGTGTTCCAACCGGCTCGCGCATGTGTGCGTGTACTCGTCGCAAGTGGGTTCCTGGAGCACGTCCGCTTCTGTTCGCGTAGGTGTCGCAGACTTACTCAGCCTGAACCGCCCCGCCCATGTTGGAGACGCTATCTACTTCATGCTTAAGAATCAGATGGGTGCTAGGATCCTCAAGTACGACCTGGTCAAGCATCACTTGTCTGTGATCGAACCGCCGGAATCGTGCGGCAAGTGCATCTTCATCGTGCCAATTGAGGACGGTTCGCTTGGGGTTGCTGGCGTCAGGGGTTCCACCAGCCTTTACCTGTGGACTGTGGTCGAGGAAGGCAGATTCCGGGGGAGTTGA